The window CCTGACGGTTTGTCTATCGCTGTACAGCAGCACCGGCGTTTTGAAGCCGATCGCCACCATCACCAATCCTCACCCTCCGGAAGCGCTGGGTACCCAGGAAGGCTGGAGTGAGTTTGCCGGCAGCTTCTTGATTGGCGGCATGGGTGGAGCTGTTTTTGCCTACATCCTGTTCCAAGTGTTTAAGGCTGGCGTGTTTCAAGCCCTGCTAGCATAACCGCGATCGCAGTTAACCCCATAGTTGCCCCTGGTTTCGTCATGAAACCAGGGGCTTTGTGTTGGCACTGTTGGCCTGCCCTCCAGGGTGAACCACTCACGGTTCAACAGCAAGCGGCGTCCCAGATGGAACGCCGCTTGTGTTATTGAAAGCAATCTAGGTCACGTTTGGGTGAGACAGGATGATCGCTCGTGCAGCGATTGCCAGCCCCTAGTTGTGGCTAGATGGAAGAACCTAGACCAGCGTAGGCTCCGTAGAAAAACAGACCCAGAACTGCTAGTGCGCCGAGACCAGCGATGGTGGCAACTA is drawn from Candidatus Obscuribacterales bacterium and contains these coding sequences:
- a CDS encoding photosystem II reaction center protein J, whose translation is MSSSGRIPLWVVATIAGLGALAVLGLFFYGAYAGLGSSI